A segment of the Myxococcus guangdongensis genome:
CCAGTCCCTGAGCGAGCTTCCCGTTCGCCGCATCCGAGACGCGCACGGTGAAACGCTGCGGTCCGCGCTTCAACGGCGTCGTGGTGGACAGCACCTTCACGTGCCACCGCCCTGAAGCACTCTGCGTCATCCCCACCACCGACTCCGCGGCGCTCGCCTCGGCCTGGGCTCGTGGCGTCGCGAACGCCGGAGCCCCCGACAACATCATCCACACGACCCATGTCCTCACGTCGACGCTCCATGGACGCGTGTCATCACCACGCCCCACGGTGACTGTACCCAGACACGTCCACCGTCCCCTTGCGGCATGTTGCCGCAACCAGGCATGCGTCCCGCCCCTGCGACAATTCACCGCGTTCGCCACGACGAGGCTTGAGCCAAGGTCGTCAGCACGATGTCCGCGCCCGCTCATCCACCCACACATCGTCGCCCCTCCTCGGCGATGCTCTGGTTCCTCACGCTGCTGGAGTGGCTGGGCATCCTCCTCTTCGTGCTGACGTGCGCCGCGCTCGTCGGCGTCATCGGGAGGACGCTGCACGAAGGACGTCCGGCGCCCCCCCATGCGGCCGTGCTCCCCGACTACGGCCCCCTGCCCGCCTTCTCCCTGAGCGACGACGCGGGCCACCCGCTCGAGAACAAACACCTCCGAGGCCGCGTCACCCTGCTCCACTTCCTCTCCGCGTCCGACCTCCAGCCCTCGGGCCTGCTCGCGGTGCACTCGAGGCTGGAAGCCTACGGGCTCGGCGTGGACATCCTCCTCGTCACGCGGGATGAGCCACCCGTTCCCCTCCCCAGTCCCCTGCCTCGCGGCTGGCGCAGGCTGTGGCGCGCAGACGCCCTGGAACAGGCGGTGCGCGGGGTGACACGTGGACATCCCGCACCAGACGCCACGTCCCTGCTGCTCCTGGTGGACCCCCTCGGCTCCGTGCGCGGCATCTACACGGACGCCCTCACCCGACCCGAAACCGCTCGTCAGGTGGAGGAGGACGCTCGATGCCTCGACACCTGCGGGCTCCAGCGCTGAGCACCTGTCCATGAACACCCGGCCCCGCCGTCACCTCCTCCCCGTGCTCGCGGTCTGCGCGAGCCTCAGCCTGCTCGTCGTGGGTGCGTGGCCCTGGCTCCAATCACGCACCCTCGAGGCGAAGGCCCGGAGCCTCCCCGACTTC
Coding sequences within it:
- a CDS encoding FixH family protein yields the protein MRTWVVWMMLSGAPAFATPRAQAEASAAESVVGMTQSASGRWHVKVLSTTTPLKRGPQRFTVRVSDAANGKLAQGLALKVQPWMPSMGHGIDEAPRITSRSEGVFEVSELDLFMPGTWELRFTLAGRESDTASVTLKLGR